The following proteins are encoded in a genomic region of Periophthalmus magnuspinnatus isolate fPerMag1 chromosome 23, fPerMag1.2.pri, whole genome shotgun sequence:
- the flncb gene encoding filamin-C isoform X3 gives MMNNGSYFEPQPPLFYQGTDLGDEEEEEMPATEKDLAEDAPWKKIQQNTFTRWCNEHLKCLNKRINDLQKDLSDGLKLIGLLEVLSQKKMYRKYHARPNFRQMKLENVSVALEFLEREHIKLVSIDSKAIVDGNLKLILGLIWTLILHYSISMPMWDDEDDEDAKKLTPKQRLLGWIQNKVPQLPITNFHRDWRDGKALGALVDNCAPGLCPDWETWDPSQPVENAREAMQQADDWLGVPQVIAPEEIVDPNVDEHSVMTYLSQFPKSKLKPGAPLKAKTLHPKRAKAYGPGIEPLGNMVLKPAEFLVETVEAGLGEVIVYVEDPEGHTEEARVIPNNDKSRSYSVVYLPKVEGLHKVKVLFAGQDIDRSPFMVTVSKAMGDPTRVQARGPGLQPAGNVANKPTYFDIYTAGAGAGDVGVIIVDSNARRDTVEIVLENKGDSIFRCTYVPVLEGAHTVYVTFAGQQIPKSPYTVHISEACNPNACRASGRGLQPKGVRVKEVADFKVYTKGAGSGELNVTVKGPKGLDEPVKVLELENGLYECNYYPVNTGKYIVTITWGGHSIPRSPFEVHVSEEAGPQKVRAWGPGLETGMVGKSADFVVEAIGMEVGTLGFSIEGPSQAKIECDDKGDGSCDVRYWPTEAGDYAVHVICDDEDIKDSPFMAHILPAASSIFPEKINCYGPGLEPIGCIVNKPADFTIDTHGAGGGELKLYAQDAEGFPIDIQITDNGDGTYFCVYIPTKPIKHTIIITWGEVNVPRSPFRVTIGEGSHPENVKVYGPGVEQFGLKSNEPTYFTVDCSEAGQGDVSIGIKCAPGVVGPIEADIDFDIIKNDNDTFTVKYIPPGPGQYTIMVLFADQEIPVSPFRIKVEPSHDAAKVRAEGPGLNKTGVEVGKPTHFNIYTKGAGKATPEVYFSGTVKSEAVRDFEIIDNHDYSYTVRYTAIQQGNMSITVCHGGDPIPKSPFNITVAPPLDLNKVKVQGLNNKVDVGKDQEFTVCTRGAGGQGKLDVKITSPSRRPIPCKLESGTSNEMYTINYIPPEEGTYRVDISYDGNPIPGSPFPVEGVMPPDPSKVRAYGPGLEGGVVGKPAPFAIDTKGAGTGGLGLTVEGPCEAKIECQDNGDGSCSVSYLPTEPGEYSINILFADQHIPGSPFKATVLPAFDPSKVTASGPGLERGKVNEDGFFTVDCSKAGDAELTIEIISDSGAKAEVHVQNNSDGTYSITYIPQFQGMYTITIKYGGQSVPNFPTRLQVDPAVDTSGVMVYGPGVEPRGLLKEVTTHFTVDARVNCKTGGNHIKVGISNPSGITTDAFITDKGDGTYRVEYTPYEDGLHLIEVLYDDVPVPNSLFRVVVTEGCDPSRVRAYGPGLEEGLVNKPNRFTVETRGAGTGGLGLAIEGPSEAKMSCKDNKDGSCSVEYIPFTPGEYDVNITFGGLPIPGSPFRVPVREVVDPSKVRCSGPGLGNGVRAQVPQTFTVDTSKAGMAPLEVLLYGPTGLTEPVSITDNGDGTYTVNYTPALDGPYSVCVKYADQEVPRSPFKIKTLPAHDASKVRASGPGLNSSGVPASLPVEFTIDARDAGEGLLTVQILDPEGKPKKANIRDNRDGTYTVFYVPDMTGRYTITIKYGGDEIPYSPYRIHAIPSGDASKCLVTVSIGGHGPGSGVSPTIQIGEETVITVDAKAAGKGKVTCKVSTPDGAELDVDVVENADGTFDIYYTAPEPGKYVITIRFGGEHIPNSPFHVVACETIPMTEEPCDKLQIPPPYSPYLGLSPSWATDDPASVVDGMDAVLRPFSLVIPFTVQKGEITGVVRMPSGRTACPYITDNKDGTVTVKYSPTERGLHEMDIKYDGNHIPGSPLQFYVDAINSGHVTAYGPGLSHGMVNRPAAFTIVTKDAGEGGLSLAVEGPSKAEISCKDNKDGTCTVSYLPTAPGDYNIIVKFDDKHIPGSPFTAKITGDDSMRMSQLNVGTATDVSLKITETDLSSLTTSIRAPSGNEEPCLLKRLPNRHIGISFTPKEVGEHVVSVKKNGKHVTNSPFKIMVGQSEIGDASKVKVYGQGLVEGHTLEMAEFIVDTRNAGYGGLGLSIEGPSKVDINCEDVEDGTCKVTYCPTEPGNYIINIKFADQHVPGSPFTVKVFGEGRMKESITRRRQAPSIATVGSTCDLNLKIPGNWFQMVSAQERVTRTFTRSSHTYTRTERTEISKTRGGETKREVRVEESTQVGGDPFRDVFGDFLGRDALSGFSGMPAGSRPPLQDGEVANQEMTAQVTSPSGKTEEAEIIRGEDSTYSVRFIPQEMGPHTVSVKYRGQHVPGSPFQFTVGPLGEGGAHKVRAGGTGLDRGVAGIPAEFSIWTREAGAGGLSIAVEGPSKAEITFEDRKDGSCGVSYVVQEPGDYEVSIKFNDEHIPDSPFIVPVATLSDDARRLTVTSLQEMGLVVGQEASFAVQLNGVRGLVDAKIHTPSGAIEECYITELDKDQYAIRFVPRENGVHSIDVRFNGSHIPGSPFKIRVGDLGQVGDPGMVSAFGAGLEGGITGVAAEFVVNTCNAGAGALSVTIDGPSKVKMDCQECPEGYKVFYTPMAPGSYLISIKYGGPQHIVGSPFKAKVTGPRLSGGHSLHETSSVLVETVSKSSTVGGAFSSLPKFSSDASKVTSRGAGLSKAFVGQKNAFTVDCSKAGTNMLMVGVHGPKTPCEEVYVKHMGNRMYNVTYTVKEQGSYILIVKWGDEHIPGSPFHVTVP, from the exons ATGATGAATAACGGCAGCTACTTCGAGCCGCAGCCACCGCTGTTTTACCAGGGCACGGACCTCGgggacgaggaggaagaggagatgccTGCCACCGAGAAAGACCTGGCGGAGGACGCGCCGTGGAAGAAGATCCAACAGAACACGTTCACCAGGTGGTGCAACGAACACCTCAAGTGCCTGAACAAGCGCATCAATGACCTGCAGAAAGACCTGAGCGACGGCCTCAAGTTGATCGGACTGCTGGAGGTGCTGAGTCAGAAGAAGATGTATCGGAAGTACCACGCCAGACCAAACTTCAGGCAGATGAAGCTGGAGAACGTGTCTGTGGCGCTGGAGTTTTTAGAAAGGGAACACATAAAGCTCGTGTCTATAG ATTCTAAAGCCATTGTAGATGGGAACCTAAAGCTAATCCTGGGTCTAATATGGACCCTGATCCTTCACTACTCTATCTCCATGCCCATGTgggatgatgaagatgatgaagatgcCAAGAAGCTAACCCCAAAACAGCGTCTGCTGGGCTGGATCCAGAACAAAGTGCCTCAACTCCCCATCACTAACTTTCACCGAGACTGGAGGGATGGAAAGGCCTTGGGAGCTCTGGTGGACAACTGTGCACCAG GTTTATGTCCAGACTGGGAAACATGGGATCCCAGTCAGCCTGTGGAGAACGCCAGAGAGGCCATGCAGCAGGCTGATGACTGGCTTGGAGTGCCACAG GTCATTGCTCCTGAAGAAATTGTTGATCCTAATGTGGATGAGCATTCAGTCATGACCTACCTGTCCCAGTTCCCCAAATCTAAATTAAAGCCTGGTGCTCCACTGAAGgcaaagacacttcaccccaAAAGGGCCAAAGCTTATGGGCCAG GTATTGAGCCACTAGGAAATATGGTTTTGAAACCTGCTGAATTTTTAGTTGAAACTGTGGAGGCTGGACTGGGAGAGGTTATAGTCTATGTAGAAGACCCAGAAGGACACACCGAAGAG GCCAGAGTCATCCCAAACAATGACAAGAGCAGGTCCTATTCTGTGGTATATCTGCCCAAAGTTGAGGGACTACATAAG GTAAAGGTGTTGTTTGCTGGACAAGACATAGACAGAAGTCCTTTCATGGTTACAGTTTCAAAAGCAATGGGTGATCCTACCAGAGTCCAGGCTCGTGGGCCGGGACTTCAGCCGGCGGGCAATGTGGCCAACAAGCCCACATACTTTGACATTTACACAGCAG GGGCCGGAGCTGGAGATGTGGGTGTTATTATTGTGGACTCTAATGCACGCAGGGACACAGTGGAGATAGTTCTGGAGAACAAAGGGGACAGTATTTTCCGCTGCACCTATGTTCCTGTTTTGGAAGGTGCTCACACAGTTTATGTGACTTTTGCTGGACAACAGATTCCTAAAAGTCCATACACTGTTCATATCTCTGAAG CTTGTAATCCAAATGCATGTCGGGCGTCTGGCAGAGGCCTGCAGCCAAAGGGTGTGAGGGTTAAAGAAGTGGCAGATTTCAAAGTTTACACAAAAGGAGCTGGTAGCGGCGAGCTCAATGTCACTGTGAAAGGACCAA AGGGGCTGGATGAACCGGTCAAGGTATTGGAGTTGGAGAATGGGTTGTATGAGTGTAACTATTACCCTGTCAACACGGGCAAATACATAGTTACAATCACCTGGGGAGGACACAGCATACCACGCAG CCCGTTTGAGGTGCACGTCAGTGAGGAGGCTGGCCCTCAGAAAGTACGTGCTTGGGGTCCTGGTCTGGAAACAGGCATGGTGGGAAAAAGTGCTGACTTTGTGGTAGAAGCCATTGGTATGGAGGTTGGAACGCTTG GTTTCTCCATTGAGGGGCCATCTCAAGCCAAGATAGAGTGTGATGATAAAGGGGATGGCTCATGTGATGTGCGCTACTGGCCCACTGAAGCTGGGGACTATGCTGTTCATGTCATATGTGACGATGAGGACATTAAAGACAGTCCCTTCATGGCACATATTCTCCCAGCTGCTTCCAGCATCTTTCCAGAAAAG ATAAATTGCTATGGCCCAGGTCTGGAACCGATAGGCTGCATTGTCAACAAACCTGCTGATTTTACTATTGATACACATGGAGCTGGTGGAGGAGAACTGAAGTTGTATGCACAG gATGCAGAAGGTTTTCCAATTGACATCCAGATCACAGATAATGGTGATGGCACCTACTTTTGTGTCTACATTCCTACAAAGCCTATTAAACACACAATAATCATAACATGGGGTGAAGTCAATGTCCCCAGAAGTCCCTTCAGG GTGACTATTGGTGAAGGCAGTCACCCAGAGAATGTGAAAGTGTATGGTCCAGGGGTTGAACAGTTTGGACTAAAGTCTAATGAGCCGACTTATTTCACTGTGGACTGCAGTGAGGCTGGACAAG GTGATGTCAGTATTGGGATTAAATGTGCTCCCGGGGTGGTTGGTCCTATAGAGGCTGATATCGACTTTgacataattaaaaatgacaacGACACATTTACTGTGAAGTATATACCCCCGGGTCCTGGACAATACACCATTATGGTTCTGTTTGCTGATCAG GAAATCCCAGTTAGCCCTTTCAGAATAAAGGTAGAGCCTTCTCACGATGCAGCAAAGGTCAGAGCTGAAGGACCAGGACTCAACAAGACGG gAGTTGAAGTAGGAAAACCGACTCACTTTAACATTTACACAAAAGGAGCAGGAAAAGCTACACCTGAAGTTTACTTTTCTGGGACAGTTAAGAGTGAAGCTGTGCGTGACTTTGAGATAATTGACAATCATGATTACTCTTACACTGTCCGTTACACTGCTATTCAACAG ggTAACATGTCTATCACAGTATGTCATGGTGGAGACCCTATCCCTAAGAGCCCATTCAACATCACTGTGGCTCCTCCTCTTGACCTCAACAAGGTCAAAGTCCAGGGTCTAAATAACA AAGTGGATGTTGGGAAGGATCAGGAGTTCACAGTTTGCactagaggagctggaggtcaAGGGAAACTAGATGTCAAAATAACTTCTCCATCGCGACGGCCAATCCCGTGCAAACTTGAGTCTGGCACCAGCAATGAAATGTACACAATAAATTACATCCCACCAGAGGAGGGCACCTATAGAGTGGACATCTCTTATGATGGGAACCCAATTCCTGGTAGCCCATTTCCTGTGGAAGGTGTCATGCCTCCAGACCCTTCAAAG GTGCGAGCCTATGGTCCTGGACTTGAAGGTGGCGTGGTGGGTAAACCTGCACCATTTGCCATTGACACAAAAGGGGCTGGAACAGGGGGTCTTGGTCTGACAGTGGAGGGGCCATGTGAAGCTAAGATTGAATGTCAGGATAATGGAGATGGGTCCTGCTCAGTGTCCTACCTGCCCACTGAGCCTGGAGAATACTCCATCAACATATTGTTTGCAGACCAGCACATCCCTGGGTCCCCTTTCAAAGCAACTGTGCTGCCAGCGTTTGACCCCAGCAAGGTGACCGCCAGTGGTCCGGGTCTGGAGCGGGGAAAAGTCAACGAGGATGGCTTCTTCACTGTGGACTGCTCAAAAGCTGGAGACGCAGAGCTCACCATTGAGATCATCTCAGACTCTGGGGCCAAAGCTGAGGTCCATGTGCAGAACAACAGCGATGGCACCTACTCCATCACATACATCCCACAGTTTCAGGGAATGTACACCATTACCATCAAATATGGAGGACAGTCTGTGCCAAACTTCCCCACACGACTGCAGGTGGATCCAGCCGTTGACACCAGCGGCGTCATGGTGTACGGGCCAGGAGTCGAACCTAGAG gCCTCTTGAAGGAGGTGACCACACATTTTACTGTAGATGCAAGAGTTAATTGCAAAACAGGGGGAAACCACATTAAGGTGGGCATCTCGAATCCCTCAGGCATCACCACAGATGCCTTCATTACAGACAAAGGTGATGGCACCTACAGAGTGGAGTATACGCCATATGAAGATG GTTTGCATCTTATTGAAGTATTGTATGATGACGTGCCAGTGCCCAACAGTCTGTTCAGAGTTGTAGTCACTGAGGGTTGTGACCCCAGTCGAGTGCGTGCTTATGGCCCTGGTCTGGAAGAGGGACTTGTGAACAAACCAAACCGTTTCACTGTGGAGACAAG GGGGGCTGGCACTGGAGGTTTGGGCTTAGCCATTGAGGGTCCCTCTGAAGCAAAGATGTCATGTAAGGACAACAAAGACGGCAGCTGCAGTGTGGAGTACATCCCATTTACCCCTGGAGAATATGACGTCAACATTACCTTTGGAGGACTGCCTATCCCTG GGAGTCCATTTCGGGTGCCTGTGAGGGAGGTGGTGGACCCAAGTAAAGTCCGGTGCTCAGGTCCAGGACTTGGAAATGGGGTCCGGGCCCAGGTTCCCCAGACCTTCACTGTTGACACCAGCAAAGCTGGGATGGCCCCATTAGAGGTTCTCTTGTATGGGCCAACAG GTCTAACAGAACCAGTGAGCATCACAGACAATGGGGACGGTACTTACACAGTGAACTACACACCTGCCCTTGATGGTCCATACTCAGTGTGTGTCAAATATGCTGATCAGGAAGTCCCTCGCAG ccctttcaaaataaagacACTTCCTGCTCACGATGCCAGTAAAGTTCGTGCTAGTGGTCCGGGCTTGAATTCTTCAGGGGTCCCAGCCAGTTTACCTGTGGAGTTCACTATTGATGCTAGGGATGCAGGCGAGGGACTGCTCACTGTTCAAATACTG GATCCTGAGGGGAAACCTAAGAAGGCAAATATACGAGACAACCGGGATGGGACCTATACAGTCTTTTATGTCCCTGACATGACTGGACGCTACACCATCACTATCAAGTATGGAGGAGATGAGATTCCATATTCACCATACCGCATCCATGCCATTCCCTCAGGAGATGCCAGCAAATGTCTGGTCACAG TGTCTATCGGAGGACATGGACCAG GTTCAGGAGTAAGCCCGACCATTCAGATAGGTGAGGAGACAGTCATCACTGTGGATGCAAAGGCTGCTGGGAAAGGCAAAGTGACTTGTAAAGTGTCCACACCTGATGGAGCTGAGCTGGATGTGGATGTAGTTGAGAATGCAGATGGGACCTTTGACATTTACTACACAGCACCAGAGCCTGGGAAATATGTGATCACAATCCGATTTGGAGGGGAACACATCCCCAACAGCCCCTTTCATGTAGTG GCCTGTGAAACTATCCCAATGACTGAAGAACCATGTGACAAGCTTCAAATACCTCCGCCCTACTCTCCTTATTTGGGCTTATCCCCTTCATGG GCCACTGATGATCCTGCCAGTGTTGTGGATGGGATGGACGCTGTGCTCCGCCCCTTCAGCCTAGTAATTCCTTTCACTGTGCAAAAAGGAGAGATCACGG GTGTTGTGCGGATGCCCTCTGGTCGAACTGCCTGTCCCTACATCACGGATAACAAAGATGGCACTGTGACTGTGAAATACTCTCCTACTGAAAGGGGCCTGCACGAGATGGACATCAAGTATGATGGAAACCACATCCCAG GAAGTCCACTCCAGTTTTATGTGGATGCCATTAACAGTGGTCATGTCACAGcatatggtcctggtttaagtcaTGGTATGGTAAACAGACCGGCTGCTTTCACTATTGTTACCAAGGACGCAGGGGAAG GTGGTCTGTCACTGGCTGTGGAAGGTCCCTCTAAAGCAGAAATCAGCTGTAAAGACAACAAAGATGGAACATGCACAGTTTCCTACTTGCCCACTGCACCCGGGGACTACAACATTATTGTCAAGTTTGATGATAAACACATCCCAGGCAGCCCTTTTACTGCTAAGATCACAG GAGATGACTCTATGAGAATGTCTCAGCTGAACGTTGGCACAGCAACAGATGTGTCCCTAAAGATCACAGAGACAGACTTGAGCAGTTTGACCACAAGCATTAGAGCTCCATCTGGAAATGAGGAGCCTTGTCTGCTCAAAAGACTGCCAAACCGCCACATTG GCATTTCTTTCACACCAAAAGAAGTGGGAGAACATGTGGTGAGTGTGAAGAAGAATGGGAAGCACGTGACCAACAGCCCATTTAAAATCATGGTTGGACAATCAGAGATTGGTGATGCAAGCAAGGTCAAAGTGTACGGCCAGGGCCTAGTGGAGGGCCACACTCTGGAGATGGCAGAGTTCATTGTTGATACCAGAAATGCAG gCTATGGAGGTTTGGGGCTGTCTATTGAAGGTCCTAGTAAAGTGGACATTAACTGTGAGGATGTGGAGGACGGGACGTGTAAAGTCACGTACTGTCCCACCGAGCCTGGAAACTACATCATTAACATTAAGTTTGCTGACCAGCATGTTCCAG GAAGTCCATTCACAGTCAAAGTGTTTGGAGAGGGTCGGATGAAGGAAAGCATCACCAGAAGGCGACAAGCTCCTTCTATTGCCACTGTGGGCAGCACCTGTGATCTCAACCTCAAAATCCCAG GAAACTGGTTTCAGATGGTTTCAGCTCAGGAGCGTGTGACTCGGACTTTCACTCGCAGCagccacacatacacacgcacagagCGCACAGAGATCAGTAAAACTCGTGGAGGTGAGACCAAGAGGGAGGTCCGAGTGGAGGAGAGCACCCAGGTGGGAGGAGACCCATTCAGGGATGTGTTTGGAGACTTCCTGGGCCGTGATGCTCTCAGTGGATTCAGTGGGATGCCAGCTGGTAGCAGACCACCGCTTCAGGATG GTGAGGTGGCGAACCAGGAAATGACAGCTCAGGTGACCAGTCCCAGTGGCAAAACTGAGGAGGCCGAGATCATCCGAGGAGAGGACAGCACATACAGTGTCCGCTTCATCCCTCAGGAAATGGGACCTCACACAGTCAGTGTCAAATACAGGGGGCAGCACGTCCCTGGCAGCCCCTTCCAATTTACTGTAGGACCCctgggtgagggaggggcacaTAAAGTCCGAGCAGGGGGCACCGGTCTGGATAGAGGAGTGGCAGGGATCCCAG CGGAGTTCAGTATTTGGACCCGAGAGGCAGGGGCTGGCGGTCTGTCCATCGCTGTAGAGGGGCCCAGCAAGGCCGAGATCACCTTTGAAGATAGAAAAGACGGATCATGTGGTGTGTCCTATGTAGTTCAGGAGCCTG GAGATTATGAGGTATCTATTAAATTTAATGATGAGCACATCCCAGATTCTCCTTTTATTGTCCCGGTCGCTACACTGTCAGACGATGCCCGCCGCCTCACAGTAACCAGTTTGCAG GAGATGGGATTAGTGGTGGGTCAGGAAGCCTCTTTTGCTGTGCAACTGAATGGAGTCAGAGGGCTAGTTGATGCCAAAATCCACACACCATCTGGAGCTATAGAAGAATGTTATATAACAGAACTAGATAAAG ACCAGTATGCTATCAGGTTTGTCCCTCGAGAAAATGGAGTCCATTCAATTGACGTGCGCTTCAATGGCAGCCATATTCCTGGAAGTCCCTTTAAGATCCGAGTAGGAGACTTAGGGCAGGTTGGTGATCCAGGGATGGTGTCTGCTTTTGGGGCTGGACTGGAGGGTGGGATCACAG GTGTGGCAGCTGAGTTTGTCGTAAACACATGCAATGCGGGCGCAGGAGCTCTGTCTGTGACTATTGATGGGCCATCCAAAGTGAAGATGGACTGCCAGGAGTGTCCTGAAGGCTACAAGGTCTTCTACACGCCCATGGCTCCAGGAAGCTACCTGATCTCTATTAAATATGGAGGACCTCAGCACATTGTGGGTAGCCCATTCAAGGCTAAAGTTACAG GGCCGCGTCTTTCTGGTGGCCATAGTCTTCATGaaacttcttcagttcttgtgGAAACGGTTTCTAAGTCCTCAACAGTGGGCGGGGCTTTCAGCTCTTTGCCCAAATTCTCTTCAGATGCTAGCAAGGTCACCTCCAGAGGCGCAGGACTTTCAAAAGCTTTTGTTGGTCAGAAGAATGCGTTTACAGTGGACTGCAGCAAAGCAG GTACAAACATGTTGATGGTTGGTGTGCATGGGCCAAAGACGCCGTGTGAGGAGGTGTATGTGAAGCACATGGGCAACAGGATGTACAATGTCACCTACACTGTCAAAGAGCAGGGCAGCTACATCCTCATAGTCAAGTGGGGCGACGAGCACATCCCAGGAAGCCCATTTCATGTTACTGTCCcttaa